From the Paraburkholderia sp. PREW-6R genome, one window contains:
- a CDS encoding CaiB/BaiF CoA-transferase family protein, protein MTLPLDDILVVSIEQAIAAPLASRHLADWGARVIKIERPETGDFARHYDTVMEGMSSQFVWVNRSKESLAIDIKTEAGQETLESLLARADVFIQNLAPGAARRQGLDARTLSERFPQLVACDISGYGADGPYGKKKAYDLLVQCESGFLSINGTEESPAKCGIAIADIATGMYALNGILMGLHQRARTGKGMAFEVSLFDAMTEWMSYPAYYARGTGRPLPRTGARHATIAPYGPFTAGDGGSIFFGIQNEREWTSFCGTVLDDPAVAVDARFVTNSLRLANRAALEKLITRHFAALSSEQVIARLDKAAIANGRMNDVDGLLNHPQVVERNRYRPVETESGTHDLFLPAVTIPGVEPVMGPVPAVGEHTARILAELAEEKHIAGPARGTRS, encoded by the coding sequence ATGACTCTTCCTCTCGACGACATTCTCGTCGTTTCGATCGAACAGGCGATCGCCGCGCCGCTCGCGAGCCGTCATCTGGCTGACTGGGGCGCGCGGGTCATCAAGATCGAACGTCCGGAAACCGGCGACTTCGCGCGCCACTACGACACGGTCATGGAAGGTATGTCGAGCCAGTTCGTGTGGGTGAACCGCTCGAAGGAAAGTCTCGCCATCGACATCAAGACCGAAGCCGGGCAGGAAACGCTGGAGTCGCTGCTTGCGCGCGCGGACGTGTTCATCCAGAACCTCGCGCCCGGTGCCGCGCGCCGTCAGGGGCTCGATGCGCGCACGCTGAGCGAGCGTTTTCCGCAACTGGTCGCGTGCGATATCTCGGGGTACGGAGCGGATGGACCTTACGGCAAGAAGAAGGCCTACGATCTGCTGGTGCAATGCGAGAGCGGTTTTCTGTCGATCAACGGCACCGAAGAGTCGCCCGCAAAATGCGGCATTGCGATTGCCGATATCGCCACCGGTATGTACGCGTTGAACGGCATTCTGATGGGATTGCATCAGCGCGCGCGCACCGGCAAAGGCATGGCGTTCGAAGTTTCGCTCTTCGATGCGATGACGGAATGGATGAGCTACCCCGCGTATTACGCGCGCGGCACGGGTCGGCCGTTGCCGCGCACTGGTGCACGCCATGCGACGATCGCACCATACGGGCCTTTCACGGCTGGAGACGGCGGCAGCATATTCTTCGGAATCCAGAACGAACGCGAATGGACGAGCTTTTGTGGGACCGTGCTGGATGATCCCGCGGTTGCCGTCGACGCGCGCTTCGTGACGAACTCGCTGCGGCTTGCCAACCGCGCGGCGCTCGAGAAGCTGATTACGCGCCACTTTGCGGCGTTGTCGAGTGAACAGGTCATTGCAAGGCTCGATAAAGCAGCCATTGCCAATGGGCGCATGAACGATGTCGATGGACTGCTCAATCACCCGCAAGTGGTCGAGCGCAACAGGTATCGACCCGTCGAAACGGAAAGCGGCACGCACGATCTGTTCTTGCCGGCCGTGACGATTCCCGGCGTCGAGCCGGTCATGGGGCCGGTGCCCGCGGTCGGCGAACATACGGCACGGATTCTCGCGGAACTGGCCGAAGAAAAGCACATCGCCGGACCGGCGCGAGGCACGCGATCATGA
- a CDS encoding SDR family oxidoreductase gives MTNETKVALITGAASGIGEATAQLLAGRGYRVAIADLREEPAAAAAERIRAKGLDAMPVKVDVADEASVKAMIETVVSRWGRVDALVNSAGLESARPFLEIPLAEFRKVMDVNTMGTWLCCQQAIAQMLRQQSGSIVNLSSIAGQKGGGMLGTAAYATSKGAVIALTKSLAREFARSGIRVNAVAPAFTLTDFVRRQLDTKPPGFIDTIYAATPMGRGAQPAEIAAVVAFLASEEASFVTGHVYNADGGTAI, from the coding sequence ATGACGAACGAGACAAAAGTTGCCCTCATCACCGGCGCCGCGAGCGGCATTGGCGAAGCGACCGCGCAGTTGCTGGCAGGCCGCGGCTATCGTGTTGCCATCGCCGATCTGCGCGAGGAACCCGCCGCCGCCGCGGCAGAACGAATCCGCGCGAAGGGCTTGGACGCCATGCCCGTCAAGGTCGATGTCGCCGACGAAGCCAGCGTCAAGGCCATGATTGAAACCGTGGTGTCCCGATGGGGACGCGTCGATGCCCTCGTCAACAGCGCCGGCCTTGAAAGCGCCCGGCCGTTTCTCGAGATTCCGCTCGCGGAATTTCGCAAAGTGATGGACGTGAATACGATGGGCACGTGGCTGTGCTGCCAGCAGGCAATTGCGCAAATGCTGAGGCAGCAGAGCGGCTCGATCGTGAATCTGAGCTCCATTGCAGGTCAGAAAGGCGGCGGCATGCTGGGCACCGCCGCATATGCAACGTCCAAAGGCGCGGTCATCGCGCTGACCAAGTCGCTTGCGCGCGAATTCGCGCGCTCCGGCATTCGCGTGAACGCGGTCGCCCCTGCATTCACCCTGACGGATTTCGTGCGCCGCCAGCTCGACACCAAACCGCCGGGCTTCATCGATACGATTTATGCGGCCACGCCAATGGGCCGCGGCGCGCAACCCGCGGAAATTGCAGCTGTGGTGGCTTTCCTTGCATCCGAAGAAGCGTCGTTCGTCACCGGTCACGTGTATAACGCCGACGGCGGCACGGCGATCTAG
- a CDS encoding LysR substrate-binding domain-containing protein codes for MPRPSLNALRAFEATARLRSFGDAAEELSVTHGAISRHIRSLEDTLGVMLLLRNAHSTEPTPEGARLAEGLSRAFNLIQASVEQVRPGPLTLSCSASIMMYWLLPRLGKLHRRHASLEVSLNTGSGEIDFTRENISVAIRLDTIKAPRDVEPQPLIDEWIGPVCAPEYLRATMIKAPDDLNRARLLATNTRPGAWQDWFDSAQLSAMKPSIAESFEHFYLLIQAAKCGLGIANVPRMLVRDELDSGALVAPFGFVPGPRKLVLWVAPHLQTRPQTVALVEWLGAELRDAEGAPA; via the coding sequence GTGCCACGACCATCACTGAACGCATTGCGGGCTTTCGAAGCCACGGCGCGCCTGCGCAGTTTCGGCGACGCGGCGGAAGAATTGTCAGTGACACACGGCGCGATCAGCCGTCATATCCGCTCGCTCGAAGACACGCTCGGCGTGATGCTGCTGTTGCGCAACGCGCATTCCACCGAACCCACACCCGAAGGCGCGCGGCTCGCCGAAGGCCTTTCGCGGGCATTCAATCTGATTCAGGCGAGTGTGGAGCAGGTGAGACCCGGGCCGCTCACGCTATCGTGTTCGGCGTCGATCATGATGTACTGGCTGCTGCCGCGACTCGGCAAACTGCATCGCCGGCATGCGTCTCTCGAAGTGAGCTTGAACACGGGATCCGGCGAGATCGATTTCACGCGGGAAAACATCAGTGTCGCGATCCGGCTGGATACGATCAAGGCGCCGAGAGATGTCGAGCCCCAGCCGCTGATCGACGAATGGATCGGCCCGGTCTGTGCGCCCGAGTACCTGCGCGCCACGATGATCAAGGCGCCCGACGATCTGAACCGCGCCCGTCTTCTCGCTACCAATACGCGACCCGGCGCGTGGCAGGACTGGTTCGATTCCGCGCAGCTGTCCGCCATGAAGCCGTCTATCGCCGAATCGTTCGAACATTTCTATCTGCTGATTCAGGCAGCCAAATGCGGGCTCGGCATTGCAAACGTGCCGCGCATGCTGGTGCGTGATGAACTCGACTCGGGCGCACTCGTTGCGCCGTTCGGTTTCGTGCCGGGTCCACGCAAGCTGGTGCTGTGGGTCGCGCCGCATCTGCAGACGCGGCCGCAAACAGTTGCGCTCGTCGAGTGGCTCGGCGCCGAGTTGCGCGACGCCGAGGGCGCGCCGGCCTAG
- a CDS encoding ribulose-bisphosphate carboxylase large subunit family protein — MSQVISPISGSRAEFTARYFVESSVPIAKAAEVIAGEQSSGTFLSLPGETEALKQRARARVLKVDSLPPAFEPSLASAFVERKEKANVFYRGEIEIAFPVDNVGPNLPTLLATIAGNLFELGEVTGLKLLDLDLPDTYARQFPGPRFGIAGTREAAGVYGRPMIGTIIKPSIGLTPEQTAEMVDDLCAADIDFIKDDELLADPTYASFDARLNAVMPVLKRHADRMGRMPMYAINISGSVDDLLKRHDAVLAAGGTCVMASINWVGFAGLEHLRKHAQLPIHGHRNGWGAFTRCPQLGLSFTAYQKLWRLAGIDHVHVNGIRSKFWEPDASVITSARACLAPFAGLSPLMPVFSSGQWAGQAPDLFNMLKSVDLMHLAGGGIIGHPQGIAAGVASMREGWEAAVEGVSLEDYARTRPALRAALSHFKAI; from the coding sequence ATGAGCCAAGTGATATCCCCTATTTCCGGTTCGCGCGCCGAGTTCACCGCGCGTTATTTCGTCGAAAGCTCGGTTCCCATCGCGAAAGCGGCTGAAGTGATTGCGGGTGAGCAGTCGAGCGGCACGTTCCTGTCACTGCCTGGCGAAACGGAAGCACTGAAACAGCGTGCACGCGCACGCGTGCTGAAAGTCGATTCGCTGCCGCCCGCTTTCGAGCCGTCGCTCGCGAGCGCCTTTGTAGAACGCAAGGAGAAGGCGAACGTGTTTTACCGCGGCGAGATCGAGATTGCCTTCCCGGTGGACAACGTCGGACCCAACCTGCCGACCCTGCTCGCGACGATCGCCGGCAATCTGTTCGAACTCGGCGAAGTAACTGGCCTGAAACTGCTCGACCTCGATCTGCCCGACACCTACGCGCGCCAGTTTCCAGGGCCGCGCTTCGGCATTGCCGGCACGCGCGAAGCGGCTGGCGTGTACGGCCGTCCCATGATCGGCACGATCATCAAACCGAGTATTGGGCTGACGCCCGAGCAGACCGCGGAGATGGTGGACGACCTGTGCGCCGCCGACATCGATTTCATCAAGGACGACGAACTGCTCGCGGACCCGACGTACGCATCATTCGACGCCCGGCTCAATGCCGTGATGCCGGTGCTCAAGCGTCACGCGGACCGGATGGGACGCATGCCGATGTATGCGATCAATATTTCCGGCAGTGTCGACGACCTGCTCAAACGCCACGACGCCGTGCTCGCCGCAGGGGGCACCTGTGTGATGGCGAGCATCAACTGGGTAGGCTTTGCCGGGCTCGAACATTTGCGCAAGCACGCGCAGTTGCCGATTCACGGGCACCGCAACGGATGGGGCGCATTCACACGCTGTCCGCAATTGGGCCTTTCGTTCACCGCGTATCAGAAGCTGTGGCGACTCGCCGGTATCGATCATGTGCACGTCAACGGCATTCGTAGCAAATTCTGGGAGCCGGACGCATCGGTGATCACCTCGGCGCGCGCCTGTCTCGCGCCGTTCGCGGGGCTTTCGCCGCTGATGCCCGTGTTCTCGTCCGGGCAATGGGCGGGACAGGCGCCGGATCTTTTCAACATGCTGAAGTCCGTCGACCTGATGCATCTCGCGGGCGGTGGCATCATTGGACATCCGCAAGGCATCGCGGCGGGCGTTGCCAGTATGCGCGAAGGCTGGGAGGCTGCGGTTGAAGGCGTGAGCCTCGAAGACTACGCGCGCACGCGCCCCGCGCTGCGTGCGGCCCTTTCACACTTCAAGGCGATCTGA
- a CDS encoding four-carbon acid sugar kinase family protein has protein sequence MQQDKSRDLRIAFYGDDFTGSTDALEVLAFSGLRCALFLKAPTRAQLDALGGFDAIGIAGASRAMSPTEMDDALPAVFSAMRELRAPLVHYKVCSTFDSAPNIGSIGHVMEIARATFGDATIPIVAGTPALLRYCLFGNLFARSGTDGQIYRIDRHPIMSVHPVTPMDEADLIRHFNRQTELRIASFNLTQFEGGRPAVDRALDAALADKPAGLLFDTAHSGHLTEVGRLLETMSARAPVTFTVGSSGVEYALTQWWAETGRLPAVTRSYDECAPATPILAVSGSASPLSAVQIDTAIAAGFTDLAVDACELVHNTRWHDALQRLVDRASIALRSGQSVVMHTARGPQDPRVAAMIDSLTKTGLSRDEAKHQGGRLLGQRLGAIVEAILQAVPLRRLILSGGDTSSMVTQVLGPDALEIDARLTPGAPLCRVISARPHLRDLEIALKGGQMGGADYFVVAQVGRSAG, from the coding sequence ATGCAGCAGGACAAGAGCAGGGATTTGCGCATTGCATTCTACGGCGACGATTTCACTGGCTCGACCGATGCGCTCGAAGTCCTCGCGTTTTCGGGTCTGCGTTGCGCGCTCTTTCTGAAAGCGCCCACGCGTGCGCAACTCGACGCGCTTGGCGGTTTCGACGCGATCGGCATTGCAGGCGCGAGCCGCGCGATGTCGCCCACGGAAATGGACGACGCGTTGCCTGCCGTTTTCAGCGCAATGCGCGAGCTGCGCGCGCCGCTCGTTCACTACAAGGTGTGCTCGACGTTCGACAGCGCGCCCAACATCGGCAGTATCGGCCATGTGATGGAGATTGCGCGCGCCACGTTCGGCGATGCGACGATTCCGATCGTGGCGGGCACCCCGGCGTTGCTGCGCTACTGCCTGTTCGGCAACCTGTTCGCGCGTTCGGGCACCGACGGCCAGATCTATCGGATCGACCGGCATCCAATCATGAGCGTGCATCCGGTCACGCCAATGGACGAGGCGGACCTGATCCGCCATTTCAACCGGCAGACTGAATTGCGGATCGCAAGCTTCAACCTCACGCAGTTCGAAGGCGGCAGGCCCGCAGTGGATCGTGCGCTCGACGCCGCGCTCGCAGACAAACCCGCGGGCCTCCTGTTCGATACGGCGCATAGCGGGCATCTCACGGAAGTGGGCCGCCTGCTTGAAACCATGTCAGCGCGCGCGCCGGTGACGTTCACGGTGGGCTCCTCGGGTGTTGAATACGCGCTGACCCAATGGTGGGCTGAAACCGGACGACTGCCGGCGGTGACGCGCTCATACGACGAATGCGCACCCGCCACACCCATTCTTGCCGTGTCGGGAAGCGCATCGCCGCTGAGCGCCGTGCAGATCGACACGGCCATTGCTGCAGGTTTCACCGATCTCGCCGTCGACGCGTGCGAACTTGTCCACAACACACGGTGGCACGACGCGTTGCAGCGTCTCGTGGATCGCGCGAGCATTGCGCTGCGCTCGGGCCAGAGCGTCGTCATGCACACCGCGCGCGGACCACAGGACCCACGTGTGGCTGCAATGATCGATTCGCTGACGAAAACCGGTTTGAGCCGCGATGAAGCGAAGCATCAGGGCGGCCGTCTGCTTGGGCAACGCCTCGGTGCGATCGTCGAAGCCATTTTGCAGGCGGTGCCGCTGCGTCGCCTGATTCTGTCGGGCGGCGACACGTCGAGCATGGTTACGCAGGTGCTCGGCCCCGACGCGCTGGAAATCGACGCGCGGCTCACGCCAGGCGCACCGCTGTGCCGGGTGATTTCAGCCAGGCCGCATCTGCGCGATCTGGAGATCGCCCTCAAGGGTGGGCAAATGGGTGGCGCGGATTACTTCGTTGTGGCGCAGGTGGGGCGCAGCGCCGGTTAG
- a CDS encoding TRAP transporter large permease subunit, translating to MRTHLAQSFAQATENDAASKPLPSAPHWLAVADRVLGLIVAVPAALLVLAEIVLLFAGVCARYGFHRPLVWGDELAGILFLWLAMTGAATALHRGAHMRMTAIVNRSGAKWANTWDVVALVASMMFLGLIAAPAYAYIQQQWMIVTPALEFNDGWRVAAMLYGTVVMLLMCVVKLLALGWKPALVGVVLSALVVAGLDTAGPLLQSLGNLNLLIFFVGVVGFTVLSGMPIAFSFGLAVFSYLTLSTSMPLEIVVSRMDEGMSQLLLLAVPMFVFLGLLIEMTGMARAMINFLASLLGHVRGGLSYVLVGAMYLISGISGSKAADMAAVAPILFPEMKKRGERPGELVALLSATGAQTETVPPSIVLITIGSVTGVSISALFTGGLLPGFVLALALCALVWWRSRKTRPASAKRASLREIGTTLLVAIPALALPAVIRIAVVEGIATATEVSTVGIVYATLAGLLIYRRFDLRRIAPMLMETAALSGAILIIIGTATAMAWALTQSGFSHSLAAFMEHLPGGAVAFMAVSVLMFVLLGSVLEGIPAIVLFGPLLFPIAREVGINEVQYAMVVILSMGLGLFSPPFGVGYYGACAVSKIHPDEGIRPIIGYMVALFIGIVVVAAVPWISTGFLARG from the coding sequence ATGAGAACTCACCTCGCTCAGTCTTTCGCACAGGCAACCGAGAACGACGCCGCGTCGAAACCGCTACCCTCGGCGCCGCACTGGCTGGCGGTGGCCGACCGCGTGCTCGGGTTGATCGTCGCGGTGCCGGCGGCCTTGCTGGTGCTGGCGGAAATCGTGCTGCTCTTTGCGGGCGTCTGTGCGCGGTATGGTTTTCATCGGCCGCTCGTCTGGGGCGACGAGCTGGCCGGTATTCTCTTTCTCTGGCTTGCCATGACGGGCGCGGCCACTGCGCTGCATCGCGGCGCGCACATGCGGATGACGGCGATCGTCAACCGCTCGGGCGCGAAATGGGCCAACACCTGGGACGTCGTCGCGCTCGTGGCCAGCATGATGTTTCTTGGCCTGATCGCCGCGCCCGCCTACGCGTATATCCAGCAACAGTGGATGATCGTCACACCCGCGCTCGAATTCAACGACGGCTGGCGCGTCGCCGCGATGCTGTACGGCACCGTCGTGATGCTGCTGATGTGTGTCGTCAAATTGCTCGCGCTCGGCTGGAAGCCGGCGCTTGTCGGCGTCGTGCTGTCCGCGCTCGTGGTCGCCGGCCTCGACACGGCGGGTCCGTTGCTGCAGTCGCTCGGCAACCTGAACCTGCTGATCTTTTTCGTCGGCGTGGTCGGCTTTACCGTGCTCAGCGGCATGCCGATCGCGTTCTCGTTCGGCCTTGCGGTGTTCTCGTATCTCACGCTAAGCACGTCGATGCCGCTCGAAATCGTCGTGAGCCGCATGGACGAGGGCATGTCGCAGCTGTTGCTGCTCGCCGTGCCCATGTTCGTGTTTCTCGGCTTGCTGATCGAAATGACCGGCATGGCGCGCGCAATGATCAATTTCCTCGCGTCGCTGCTCGGACATGTGCGCGGCGGTTTGTCGTACGTGCTGGTGGGCGCGATGTATCTGATCTCCGGGATTTCCGGTTCCAAAGCCGCGGACATGGCCGCGGTCGCACCGATCCTGTTCCCTGAAATGAAAAAGCGCGGCGAGCGGCCCGGCGAACTGGTGGCGCTGCTGTCCGCCACGGGTGCGCAGACCGAAACGGTGCCGCCCAGCATCGTGCTGATAACGATCGGCTCGGTGACGGGCGTGTCCATTTCCGCGCTCTTCACGGGCGGCCTGTTGCCGGGTTTCGTGCTTGCGCTCGCGCTATGCGCACTGGTGTGGTGGCGCTCGCGCAAGACGCGCCCGGCGTCGGCCAAACGCGCCTCGCTGCGAGAAATCGGCACGACGCTGCTGGTGGCCATTCCGGCGCTCGCGCTGCCCGCCGTCATTCGCATTGCGGTAGTGGAGGGTATTGCGACGGCTACCGAAGTGTCGACCGTCGGAATCGTGTATGCGACGCTCGCCGGCCTGCTGATTTACCGGCGCTTCGATCTCAGGCGCATCGCGCCGATGCTCATGGAAACCGCGGCACTGTCCGGGGCGATCCTCATCATCATCGGCACTGCAACGGCGATGGCGTGGGCGCTGACGCAGTCCGGCTTTTCGCACAGTCTCGCGGCGTTCATGGAACATCTGCCAGGCGGCGCGGTGGCGTTCATGGCCGTCTCCGTACTGATGTTCGTGCTGCTTGGCAGCGTGCTCGAAGGCATTCCGGCGATCGTGCTGTTTGGCCCGCTGCTCTTTCCGATCGCGCGCGAAGTCGGCATCAACGAGGTGCAGTACGCGATGGTCGTGATTCTCTCGATGGGACTCGGCCTGTTCTCACCACCGTTCGGCGTGGGTTACTACGGTGCTTGCGCGGTCAGCAAAATTCATCCGGACGAAGGCATCCGCCCGATCATCGGCTACATGGTCGCGCTGTTTATCGGGATCGTGGTGGTCGCCGCGGTGCCTTGGATTTCAACGGGCTTTCTCGCGCGTGGTTGA
- a CDS encoding TRAP transporter substrate-binding protein, protein MAFNRRSFLVAGAGSVAAAAASGLAGAPWIRRAQAAEFSYKVGTDLPASHPLNVRIQEAANAIKKETDGRMEIRVFPNNQLGGDPDMFAQLRAGALEFFTLSGANALSSLVPKAAISGVGFAFKNYDQVFGALDGELGAHLRGLITNAGLVVQDKVWDNGFRQITSSGKPIRSPGDLQGMKIRVPPGRLWISLFRALSAAPTSISFNEVYSALQTKVVEGQENALAVVETAKLYEVQKYCSMTSHMWDGFWFLGNRTAWEKLPATVRDSISKNLNASALQQRKDVAQLNSSLQKTLEGKGLAFNQPDMDAFRDMLRKSGFYAEQKQFFGEDEWALLEKVTGKLA, encoded by the coding sequence ATGGCTTTCAATCGTCGCAGCTTCCTCGTTGCCGGCGCGGGTTCGGTTGCCGCTGCCGCTGCATCGGGCCTCGCCGGTGCGCCCTGGATCAGACGGGCGCAAGCCGCTGAGTTTTCCTACAAGGTCGGCACGGACCTGCCGGCATCGCATCCGTTGAATGTGCGCATTCAGGAGGCGGCGAATGCGATCAAGAAAGAGACCGACGGCCGCATGGAAATCCGCGTGTTCCCGAACAATCAGTTGGGCGGCGATCCGGACATGTTTGCGCAATTGCGGGCCGGCGCGCTCGAGTTCTTTACGCTGTCAGGGGCGAACGCGTTGTCGTCGCTCGTGCCGAAGGCGGCGATCTCGGGCGTGGGCTTCGCGTTTAAGAACTATGACCAGGTGTTTGGCGCGCTCGACGGCGAACTCGGTGCGCACCTGCGCGGGCTCATTACCAATGCAGGTCTGGTCGTACAGGACAAGGTGTGGGACAACGGCTTTCGTCAGATCACGAGCAGCGGCAAGCCGATCAGGTCACCCGGCGACTTGCAGGGCATGAAGATTCGCGTGCCGCCCGGGCGTCTGTGGATTTCGCTGTTCCGTGCGCTATCTGCGGCACCGACTTCGATCAGCTTCAACGAGGTGTATTCCGCGTTGCAGACGAAAGTCGTTGAAGGTCAGGAAAACGCACTGGCCGTGGTCGAGACGGCCAAGCTTTATGAAGTGCAGAAGTACTGTTCGATGACAAGCCACATGTGGGACGGTTTCTGGTTTCTCGGCAATCGCACCGCATGGGAAAAGCTGCCGGCAACGGTGCGCGACAGCATATCGAAGAACCTCAACGCGTCCGCGCTGCAACAGCGTAAGGACGTGGCACAGCTGAACTCGTCGCTGCAGAAAACCCTGGAGGGCAAGGGGCTCGCGTTCAACCAGCCCGATATGGACGCATTTCGCGACATGTTGCGAAAAAGCGGCTTCTATGCCGAGCAGAAGCAGTTCTTCGGCGAAGACGAATGGGCGCTCTTGGAAAAGGTAACCGGGAAACTGGCATGA
- a CDS encoding zinc-binding dehydrogenase codes for MTAVPEFSRAAVLREFKSPLRIEEVPVPPETEAGAALVKIEMCSICGTDVHLWQGSLSLKVNLPVIIGHEMVGRVIRAGVGVATDSVGTPLKVGDRIVYTHTSCGGCYFCTTARKPTLCTNRRAYMYENIEQAPYLLGGFSEYGYVLPQAGRLRVPDSVPNELASLSSCALRSVMNAYSQLGEIEPTDTVLIQGAGPLGLLATANARVRGAKKIIVVGSPAPRLEMARLFGADVCIPVEGTTPEERLNSVLAQTSGRGADIVMEFTGVPAAFAEGLALARKGGRYLVVGQLGEATTTMQPSMIVKKNLQVIGSFSGDARSYSLALQFLEAHQHDFPFHQMITGRYKLDDVNLALTRMKNFEEIKPVIMVE; via the coding sequence ATGACTGCCGTTCCAGAGTTTTCCCGCGCTGCCGTGCTGCGCGAATTCAAGTCGCCGCTGCGGATCGAAGAAGTCCCGGTGCCGCCGGAGACCGAAGCGGGCGCCGCGCTCGTGAAGATCGAGATGTGTTCGATCTGCGGCACGGATGTCCATTTGTGGCAAGGCTCGTTGTCGTTGAAAGTGAACCTGCCGGTGATTATCGGCCACGAGATGGTGGGACGTGTGATCCGTGCGGGCGTGGGCGTCGCCACCGATTCCGTCGGCACGCCGCTGAAGGTCGGCGACCGCATCGTGTACACGCATACCTCCTGCGGCGGCTGCTATTTCTGCACGACTGCGCGCAAGCCAACATTGTGCACGAACCGTCGCGCGTACATGTACGAGAACATCGAACAGGCGCCTTATCTGCTCGGTGGCTTCTCCGAATATGGCTATGTGCTGCCACAAGCGGGACGGCTGCGCGTGCCGGACTCGGTGCCCAATGAGCTGGCGAGCCTGTCGAGCTGCGCGTTGCGCTCGGTGATGAACGCATATTCGCAACTCGGCGAGATCGAACCGACGGACACGGTGCTGATTCAGGGCGCGGGACCGCTCGGCCTGCTGGCCACCGCCAATGCGCGGGTGCGTGGCGCGAAGAAGATCATCGTGGTCGGCTCGCCTGCGCCGCGTCTTGAGATGGCAAGGCTCTTCGGCGCGGACGTCTGTATCCCGGTGGAAGGCACGACGCCCGAGGAGCGGTTGAACAGCGTGCTTGCGCAAACCAGCGGTCGCGGCGCGGACATCGTGATGGAATTCACGGGCGTGCCTGCTGCGTTTGCCGAAGGACTCGCGCTCGCGCGCAAAGGTGGCCGCTATCTGGTGGTGGGGCAATTGGGCGAGGCCACGACCACGATGCAACCGTCGATGATCGTCAAGAAGAACCTGCAGGTGATCGGCTCGTTTTCCGGGGATGCGCGCAGCTATTCACTCGCGTTGCAGTTTCTCGAAGCGCATCAGCATGACTTTCCGTTTCACCAGATGATTACCGGCCGCTACAAGCTCGACGACGTGAATCTCGCACTTACGCGCATGAAGAACTTCGAGGAAATCAAGCCGGTGATCATGGTTGAATGA